In Crinalium epipsammum PCC 9333, the following are encoded in one genomic region:
- a CDS encoding AAA family ATPase, whose translation MFAYKNLSEKELNFVAANRLLPPQNVEIEEGILGGILLDPEAIDRVTDILVPEAFYVPAHQHIYKAALELNNQGKPKDLINVSAWLKEAGLLETVGGLNKLVQLVERTVSAVNVDALAVKVIEHYVQRNLIHLGNRIQSLGYESNAPLTDVLAQVEEETLRLTSLRDKANISYQKAQSQIELEILTRDIERVEKLESPFMKKLETKNLMKKWGLKSEKEFLDLHARWLEASNKKRSYSLDEYLQMHGGKSVNWLLDGWIPEKSITVIHSLGGTGKTTLINTLAKSLITGTDWSKYEVSRPVKILWVQTDQGPTVTNLLLDRQGFFALSSTEKDRQRILDDWYVEEYAVLERELDEHQYDLVIIDSLTSVSSNLIFRENDQEFARPLARLRHIANKKNCAFLILHHSGKGGDMRGTTAIYNAADQVWKMERVLSSDKTAANLTIEKSRFREDKKIYRLNFDTEDSVWIAEGQVVGSGESETIEETVSPALKSILQFLKTHQGVGFEREELSHRLSINDNSCKRLLGDGVRQGLINSFKGARQRAVYYLGQLNLDQPDQPDQSGSEFSDPLETVDIQAVEPCYEAPDQPDQQNTINVSDQPQKTSDPSDPSDPSDPPDPPDPEDEETPALKKGDRVIDLHSKKLGFVKNVERRHHKGTFKKDADYITTKVAVDYGNYTDLTDADLLRLAAPYLYKYLKPGKTLQALKHEDHKGFIRKKGSVVGTIRNLAEKNGKYYATVETDNGLEQYNLEAVEVLD comes from the coding sequence ATGTTTGCATATAAGAATTTATCAGAGAAAGAATTAAATTTCGTCGCAGCAAATAGGCTACTACCTCCCCAAAATGTCGAGATAGAGGAAGGCATACTAGGGGGAATACTACTCGATCCAGAAGCCATAGATCGAGTGACTGATATTCTCGTACCAGAAGCTTTTTATGTCCCAGCACATCAACACATTTATAAGGCAGCGCTAGAGCTTAACAACCAAGGCAAACCCAAAGATTTAATAAACGTTAGTGCATGGTTGAAAGAAGCAGGATTACTAGAAACAGTTGGTGGATTAAATAAATTAGTCCAACTAGTAGAACGCACTGTTAGCGCCGTCAACGTTGACGCTCTAGCAGTGAAAGTTATTGAACATTACGTTCAGCGAAATTTAATCCACTTAGGCAACAGGATTCAAAGTTTAGGATATGAAAGCAATGCCCCACTAACGGATGTACTCGCTCAGGTAGAGGAAGAAACATTAAGGCTAACCTCTCTGAGAGATAAGGCAAATATTTCTTATCAAAAAGCACAGTCTCAAATTGAACTGGAAATATTAACCAGAGATATTGAACGAGTAGAAAAACTTGAAAGTCCATTTATGAAAAAACTTGAGACTAAAAATCTCATGAAAAAATGGGGCTTAAAGTCAGAAAAGGAATTTTTGGATTTGCACGCTCGATGGCTGGAAGCCTCCAATAAAAAGCGGTCATACTCTCTTGATGAGTACTTGCAGATGCACGGCGGTAAATCTGTAAATTGGTTATTAGATGGCTGGATACCTGAAAAATCAATAACTGTAATCCATAGCTTAGGCGGCACTGGTAAAACAACTTTAATCAATACCCTAGCCAAATCATTAATCACTGGAACCGATTGGAGTAAGTACGAAGTCAGCCGACCCGTCAAAATTTTATGGGTGCAAACAGATCAAGGACCGACTGTCACAAATTTATTGTTAGACCGTCAAGGATTTTTCGCGTTATCGTCTACCGAGAAAGATCGTCAACGAATTTTAGATGATTGGTACGTTGAAGAATATGCAGTCCTGGAGCGAGAGTTGGATGAACATCAATATGATCTGGTCATCATTGACAGCTTGACATCTGTATCCAGTAATTTAATTTTTAGAGAAAACGATCAGGAGTTTGCTAGACCACTAGCCAGATTACGACATATTGCCAACAAGAAAAACTGCGCCTTCCTCATCCTGCACCATTCTGGCAAGGGAGGTGACATGAGGGGAACTACAGCTATTTACAACGCAGCCGATCAAGTTTGGAAGATGGAGCGCGTTCTCTCCTCTGATAAAACGGCGGCAAACCTCACTATTGAAAAATCACGCTTCAGAGAAGACAAGAAAATTTATCGCTTGAATTTTGATACAGAAGATAGCGTCTGGATTGCGGAGGGTCAAGTTGTTGGTAGTGGAGAGTCAGAAACCATTGAGGAAACCGTCAGTCCAGCATTGAAATCAATATTACAATTCCTGAAAACTCACCAGGGCGTAGGTTTTGAGAGGGAAGAATTATCGCACCGTTTAAGTATCAACGACAATTCCTGTAAGCGGCTTTTAGGTGATGGAGTAAGGCAAGGTTTGATTAACTCCTTCAAGGGAGCGCGGCAACGTGCCGTTTACTATTTAGGGCAGCTTAACCTTGATCAGCCGGATCAGCCAGATCAGAGCGGATCAGAATTTTCTGATCCGCTCGAAACCGTTGATATACAAGCGGTAGAACCCTGTTACGAAGCACCGGATCAGCCGGATCAGCAAAATACGATCAATGTATCAGATCAACCTCAAAAAACCTCTGATCCGTCTGATCCGTCTGATCCGTCTGATCCGCCTGATCCGCCTGATCCAGAAGATGAGGAGACACCAGCACTCAAAAAAGGTGATCGCGTAATTGACCTACACAGTAAAAAACTAGGATTCGTAAAAAATGTTGAGAGACGGCATCACAAGGGAACATTCAAGAAAGATGCTGATTACATAACAACTAAAGTTGCAGTGGACTATGGCAACTACACAGACCTAACCGACGCGGATCTTCTCAGATTAGCTGCACCATATCTATATAAATATCTAAAACCAGGAAAAACCCTTCAGGCTTTGAAGCACGAAGACCACAAAGGATTTATCCGTAAAAAAGGGAGTGTTGTAGGAACTATTAGAAACTTGGCTGAAAAAAATGGGAAGTATTACGCGACTGTCGAAACAGATAATGGGCTTGAGCAGTACAACCTGGAAGCTGTGGAGGTGCTGGACTAG